Proteins encoded together in one Chitinophaga sp. LS1 window:
- the rplU gene encoding 50S ribosomal protein L21: MFAVVKIAGQQFKVQKDQEIFVQQLQGNIGDKVQFSEVLLIDNGGALTVGTDVKSVVKAEILSHVQGDKVIAFKMKRRKGFRKKVGHRTHFTKIRISEIA, from the coding sequence ATGTTTGCAGTTGTAAAAATCGCAGGTCAGCAATTCAAAGTACAAAAAGACCAAGAAATCTTTGTACAACAGTTGCAGGGAAATATTGGAGATAAAGTGCAGTTCTCTGAAGTGTTGTTAATAGATAATGGCGGCGCGCTGACCGTTGGCACTGATGTAAAATCAGTAGTTAAAGCAGAAATCCTGAGCCACGTTCAGGGAGATAAGGTTATTGCTTTTAAAATGAAACGCAGAAAGGGTTTCAGGAAGAAAGTTGGACACCGTACTCACTTTACGAAGATTCGTATTTCAGAAATTGCTTAA
- a CDS encoding histone H1-like repetitive region-containing protein, whose protein sequence is MATIKKAAKKAAPKKAAAKKATAKKAAPKKAAAKKAAPKKAAAKKATAKKAAPKKAAAKKATAKKAAPKKAAAKKATAKKVAPKKAAAKKAAPKKAAAKKAAPKKAAAKKAAPKKAAAKKAAPKKKVAAKKKVVAPAPQTDAPSTEA, encoded by the coding sequence ATGGCAACAATTAAAAAAGCGGCTAAAAAAGCTGCTCCTAAAAAGGCTGCTGCTAAGAAAGCAACCGCTAAGAAAGCTGCTCCTAAAAAAGCTGCTGCTAAGAAAGCCGCTCCTAAAAAAGCTGCTGCTAAGAAAGCAACCGCTAAGAAAGCCGCTCCTAAAAAAGCTGCTGCTAAGAAAGCAACCGCTAAGAAAGCTGCTCCTAAAAAGGCTGCTGCTAAAAAAGCAACCGCTAAGAAAGTTGCTCCTAAAAAGGCTGCTGCTAAGAAAGCTGCTCCTAAAAAAGCTGCTGCTAAGAAAGCTGCTCCTAAAAAAGCTGCTGCTAAGAAAGCTGCTCCTAAAAAGGCTGCTGCTAAGAAAGCTGCTCCTAAGAAGAAGGTTGCTGCTAAGAAGAAAGTGGTTGCTCCAGCTCCACAGACTGATGCTCCTTCAACTGAAGCATAA
- the rpmA gene encoding 50S ribosomal protein L27 codes for MAHKKGEGSVKNGRDSQSKRLGVKIFGGQPAVSGNIIVRQRGTVYHPGPNVGIGRDFTIFAVADGVVEFRKGRENRTIVSVKSFDTTAQA; via the coding sequence ATGGCACATAAAAAAGGTGAAGGTAGTGTAAAGAATGGCCGTGACTCTCAAAGCAAAAGGCTGGGAGTAAAAATATTTGGTGGTCAACCTGCTGTATCTGGCAACATCATCGTTCGTCAGCGCGGTACAGTTTACCATCCAGGTCCTAACGTAGGAATTGGTAGAGATTTTACCATTTTTGCGGTAGCTGATGGTGTTGTTGAGTTCAGAAAAGGACGCGAGAACAGAACCATCGTTTCTGTAAAATCATTTGACACCACTGCCCAGGCGTAA
- a CDS encoding DsbA family protein — translation MKLIYIYDPICGWCYGFTPVIQEIQEQFKGEISVEILSGGMLLSANRRPASAMYNYIKEAHKQVEATTGITFGDPFLNEYLRSDDIMDSEKPSIALTIFKQYQPENAVNFAHDMQVALNFEGKSLNNNDTYIPILEKYNIPVQAFLNNMKEDDNKYATNQEFNIVQQWGITGFPAAILEKDEQLYLVASGFTPKARLLQVIEEIKNK, via the coding sequence ATGAAACTTATCTATATCTATGATCCCATCTGTGGATGGTGTTATGGCTTTACGCCCGTGATCCAGGAGATCCAGGAGCAATTTAAAGGAGAGATATCGGTAGAGATACTGTCTGGCGGCATGTTATTAAGTGCCAACCGCCGCCCTGCCTCCGCAATGTACAACTACATCAAGGAAGCACACAAACAGGTCGAAGCTACCACCGGCATTACCTTTGGTGATCCTTTCCTGAACGAATACCTGCGCTCAGACGATATCATGGACTCTGAAAAGCCCAGTATCGCACTGACCATATTCAAGCAATACCAACCGGAAAATGCCGTGAACTTTGCTCATGATATGCAGGTAGCACTCAACTTTGAAGGCAAGAGCCTTAATAATAACGATACCTACATTCCCATTCTGGAGAAATACAATATTCCGGTGCAGGCCTTCCTGAACAACATGAAGGAAGATGATAACAAATACGCTACCAACCAGGAGTTTAATATCGTACAGCAATGGGGAATCACCGGTTTTCCAGCTGCTATTCTTGAAAAAGACGAACAGTTATACCTGGTAGCCAGTGGCTTTACTCCTAAAGCAAGACTGTTGCAGGTGATTGAGGAGATAAAAAATAAATGA
- a CDS encoding GNAT family N-acetyltransferase — protein MMYQITHATTQEIPIIQELTNQIWPATYLSILPQAQLDYMIALMYNTEELTRQLTSDHTFLLIWDGERTIGFAGYSPKEEPGVYKLNKIYLHPDYQGKGAGKFLLNTVIDTVKATGAHILELNVNKYNKARYFYEKTGFEVYEEKDIDIGNGYWMNDFVMRKVL, from the coding sequence ATGATGTATCAGATCACGCATGCTACCACGCAGGAAATTCCCATTATACAGGAACTGACCAACCAGATCTGGCCAGCTACCTACCTGTCTATCCTTCCCCAGGCACAACTGGACTATATGATAGCCTTGATGTATAATACGGAAGAACTGACCAGACAACTCACTTCCGATCATACCTTTCTGCTGATATGGGATGGAGAAAGGACCATTGGTTTTGCAGGCTATAGCCCGAAAGAAGAGCCTGGTGTGTACAAGCTGAACAAAATATACCTACACCCTGACTACCAGGGAAAAGGCGCCGGCAAATTCCTGCTTAACACCGTGATCGATACAGTGAAAGCAACAGGTGCACACATACTGGAACTGAATGTAAATAAGTATAACAAGGCCCGTTATTTCTACGAGAAAACCGGGTTTGAAGTATACGAAGAGAAAGATATAGATATTGGAAATGGATACTGGATGAATGACTTCGTGATGAGGAAAGTGCTATAA
- a CDS encoding helix-hairpin-helix domain-containing protein, with protein sequence MPDNSTIADNFSLLSKLMDIHGENSFKAKSFANAAFTVEKLTTPLQEMHTEEIAKIKGFGESISKSIQEMLQTEQWSLLDTYIDKTPSGILEMMKIKGLGPKKIASIWKDLEVESLGELLYACNENRLMLLKGFGQKTQDSVKQSIEFYFSNRDRYLFAEVETLANELEKEIQTLFAPAAVSLTGQVRRNEIIIDEIELVVDAAPEIIREKLSLTFIEETPHSLLFQHAQKVKVRIYPSAIDDFGKSLFLTTATPAFIESFFAAGGAAGLTPGATEEQIFSQANLPYLPPCLRNDGSMLEVQQIPHLITPLDIKGIIHSHSTWSDGQYTLEEMALAAKAQGFEYLVISDHSRSAFYANGLSIERIAEQHAQIDALNQQLAPFRIFKSIEADILNDGNLDYPDEILASFDLVIASVHSNLKMSEEKAMSRLLKAIENPYTTILGHMTGRLLLSRNGYPVDHRRIIEACAEHNVVIELNAHPRRLDIDWEWIPYAREKGVLLSIDPDAHSIAGYKDVYYGTLAARKGALTADGNLSSYSKEALENYIHNRKK encoded by the coding sequence ATGCCGGATAACAGCACTATCGCAGACAACTTCTCGTTGCTGTCCAAACTTATGGACATCCACGGTGAAAACAGCTTCAAAGCAAAGTCGTTCGCCAATGCAGCATTCACTGTAGAAAAACTCACCACTCCCCTACAGGAAATGCACACTGAGGAGATCGCCAAAATCAAAGGATTCGGCGAATCCATCAGCAAAAGCATCCAGGAAATGCTGCAAACCGAACAATGGAGCCTACTCGATACCTATATCGACAAAACTCCATCCGGCATTCTCGAAATGATGAAGATCAAAGGCCTGGGACCTAAAAAAATCGCTTCTATCTGGAAAGACCTGGAAGTAGAATCCCTCGGCGAACTTCTCTACGCCTGCAACGAAAACCGCCTCATGCTCCTGAAAGGCTTCGGCCAGAAAACGCAGGACAGCGTAAAACAAAGCATCGAATTTTATTTCAGTAACCGCGACCGTTACCTCTTCGCCGAAGTGGAAACCCTCGCCAATGAACTGGAAAAAGAAATACAAACACTGTTTGCACCAGCCGCCGTTTCCCTCACCGGACAAGTTAGAAGAAACGAAATCATCATCGATGAAATAGAACTGGTTGTAGACGCCGCACCTGAAATCATCAGAGAAAAATTAAGCCTCACCTTCATAGAAGAAACACCTCACTCCCTGCTGTTTCAACATGCGCAAAAGGTAAAAGTGAGGATCTATCCATCTGCCATCGACGATTTTGGTAAATCACTTTTTCTTACTACCGCCACTCCCGCTTTCATCGAAAGCTTTTTTGCCGCTGGCGGCGCTGCCGGCCTTACACCCGGTGCTACGGAAGAACAAATCTTCTCACAGGCCAACCTGCCCTACCTCCCACCCTGCCTCCGCAACGACGGCAGTATGCTGGAAGTACAGCAGATCCCTCACCTGATCACACCACTGGATATCAAAGGCATCATCCACTCACACAGTACCTGGAGCGATGGTCAATATACCCTCGAAGAAATGGCCCTCGCCGCCAAAGCACAGGGCTTTGAATACCTCGTGATCAGCGACCACTCCCGTTCTGCATTTTATGCTAACGGACTTAGTATTGAGCGCATTGCTGAACAACATGCACAGATCGATGCACTCAATCAACAACTCGCACCTTTCCGCATTTTCAAAAGCATTGAAGCTGATATTCTCAACGATGGCAACCTGGATTATCCGGACGAAATTCTGGCTTCCTTCGACCTCGTAATCGCTTCTGTTCACTCCAATCTCAAAATGAGTGAAGAGAAAGCAATGAGCAGACTACTGAAAGCAATTGAAAATCCATATACCACTATCTTAGGCCACATGACCGGACGACTCCTGCTGAGCCGTAACGGTTATCCTGTAGATCACCGCCGTATCATAGAAGCCTGTGCCGAGCACAATGTTGTCATTGAACTGAATGCACATCCCCGCCGACTCGACATCGACTGGGAATGGATACCTTATGCACGCGAAAAAGGCGTACTGCTCTCCATCGATCCCGATGCCCACAGTATAGCCGGTTATAAAGATGTTTACTACGGAACTTTAGCCGCCCGCAAAGGAGCTCTGACTGCCGATGGTAACCTGAGTAGCTATTCAAAAGAAGCTTTAGAAAACTATATCCACAACAGGAAAAAATAA
- a CDS encoding type IX secretion system membrane protein PorP/SprF, translated as MKKVIITLFVLFACYLPSKAQQDPIYSQYMFNGLAINPAYASMDESARLTVDGRNQWVGVDGAPKTATFSFYSPLNERGTTLGLSAMRESITVDTRTDLNIFASQKVDLTEELHLAMGLIVGMSQYKENNSTLTTTDPTFASNLSYMKTNVGFGFALFTEKFYLGLGAPMFKSFDIGKSVNRIVTKPHYYMQAAYVFDINEDLKFKPTLLLRDVKGSGLNYDFNASVLLKELVWLGASWRSEKTVTGMVGVRLTPQLEMGYSYDTPTNSNLKGAQSVSHELMISYRFGWSSDHEILPRLF; from the coding sequence ATGAAGAAAGTAATAATTACCCTGTTTGTCCTATTTGCTTGCTACCTGCCTTCAAAGGCACAACAGGATCCTATCTATTCCCAGTATATGTTCAATGGCCTGGCCATCAATCCTGCCTATGCAAGCATGGATGAGTCAGCCCGACTTACAGTAGATGGCCGTAATCAATGGGTGGGAGTAGACGGAGCCCCCAAAACTGCTACATTTTCATTTTATTCACCACTGAATGAAAGGGGAACTACACTTGGATTATCTGCCATGAGGGAGAGTATCACAGTAGATACCCGTACAGATTTAAATATTTTTGCATCACAGAAAGTTGACCTTACAGAAGAGCTACATCTTGCGATGGGATTGATAGTAGGAATGTCGCAGTATAAGGAGAATAATAGTACACTGACTACTACAGATCCTACATTTGCCAGCAACCTGAGTTACATGAAAACAAATGTTGGCTTCGGATTTGCGTTGTTTACAGAGAAGTTTTACTTAGGTTTGGGTGCGCCTATGTTCAAGAGTTTTGACATTGGAAAAAGTGTAAACAGGATTGTGACGAAACCACACTATTACATGCAGGCAGCCTATGTATTTGATATCAATGAGGATCTGAAATTCAAGCCTACATTGCTGTTGAGAGATGTGAAGGGATCAGGACTGAATTACGATTTCAATGCCAGTGTACTTTTAAAAGAGCTGGTATGGCTGGGAGCTTCGTGGAGATCAGAGAAGACAGTCACTGGAATGGTAGGTGTTAGATTGACACCACAATTAGAAATGGGATATTCATACGATACACCTACAAATTCAAATCTCAAAGGCGCACAATCAGTATCACATGAGCTGATGATTAGCTATAGATTTGGATGGAGTAGCGATCACGAGATTTTGCCCCGACTTTTTTAG
- a CDS encoding gliding motility-associated C-terminal domain-containing protein produces the protein MFKLPNSVKRNATATPRKVSHTLKRMFFAVLLLLICSQSQVIAQTVKATINPTGGASGSKDLKIDIYTDGSIVVTRNGLTESYNRADSSLGMRAFFDFKNLSHMTDETTPKAPASCYVSPISGTGSYADPYKIHVVGTILDPYYKYPTGQTGTVTCIITYVKNTSYFFLDYVMHMPQVSTNDYTSVLFYLSEQVVMGPNATADPDEASKCGYGFINSDTTTIGMYRDAACSETAESPRSHVYRMYRKFKSWEASIPENRFYLDDDGLYPHNVIADGVDGRGRSMGIMRTMPIYDNNFTATPVNYRTFRVLSGYGTTKTEFDTVAAMVDSIPVTGWGNVSVQFSSATLSTNEGSAAQGEHIDSSVTLKVSGGKLNAPVYVLLQYDSTYSYTHPAVRGTDFTLAEQGALIPAGDYTTAKTVKIPNLHIIGNDQLQYSRTLRLKLTATCTDLISISGTSQCDFTIVDDEARGMTLTMDSTAILEGNATKARLKLTSTSPEDVVVSFSTHTSSTAGDTDYVVPTSITIPANSTYSSDFTISAKSDKVLENTENLVLQFKGTILGIDVTGQQNLTINDSTYYNAAYAKIVSSLVNPTSVNPMTEGYEGYVRFQLPDGVSTEVPITVNVDLNYSKSTATDGDDFDFWYYNGPVTIPKLGTGANIYIIAYADGLLEGPTPEYLILDVTSVDNVGAGRSYPYKGDTLKIKDADYDSAMALIMTPAPATLLEGATSTVTVTLPNGLKAASAMSIPIARGVSSKAIASDATLSLSTITIAKNKTNATFTVKAVKDSLLENDESYYVVASPSGYIKDSCLITIKDTTGLISGNKVLNLTMTTPSLKEGNSSNLTLAFAKSGIMAGDSLAIVLTPGGTTVASPSDYYIGAGNTIYMPPNVNSKTVTNGFSALTDNILENTEAFTFNAATTTISGLTINSISGSIQDATSDNAANRIVSITPSATTMEEGSAYTYTFSLPSGITTEVPITITPTIVTGSTADASDFTLDSTTITLDGTHPSSNVTAIKIIQDNILESDEQLILGGTAATTLSAGVTVNQAASVTIKDVTELGSLVITTDRTDIVEGGTGAYITISLPGGNVPTAPLTISLSRGNSSQATSGYAGLPQTVTLTTNSVTIPVPVSALTDNIIGDNESLVVLIEAAGYPSDSVTLNMIDATADDPANMKITFTPEPASQGSHVEEGSTYTVRASFPDGIKLYSPVSLNVTASNLSVASASDYAGVPTTVTIDTSGHVDFVITAKADNIIEGSELLRILGNTPDMSTVTVDSLDIYIDDVSTSTQLQMIIDSSSIHKGNTTKVTIGFANSSVTSASDIIITVVADESSTADTTNYTGLPRFVTLPKDSNYVTLFLNIPNNYKIEGPTVLQFKDSATGYTFASIAPLNILDAEGQPITLEKVTDAAEPATDGAFKVVMPAVSTTDVSVTLTTTYAGTNIKNVQTTVTIPAGSLEVTVPVYIIDDIILQGNLVLQVNLTGATTVQSGATKSLYVSTSTMYMNVFDDESSDTGEQAEARTMLIERMADAYQPSTSGQFRVRFNDSTLVATQDVKVTYNVGGTAVAGTDYVALSGSVTIPAGSSMATFNVVPSGLLTAGSVKYVTAALAGVTSNIPLVTWPLSTSASISTVFIYNNNVDTPSVNLFASTSTIAEGDSVKFYLRTTKSINLDLPITVAVTSDVYRTTTIHGGTTSGNKVVVTLPAGSQETSFTVVVDDNQLNDDDGWVQATIQAYDPLSSGPAYYVGLANEVKNSVTDNDTLKISFSKSQFSVVVPFDTTGVPLPFELSMTRASSRIITIYYEFYEPGKSELLSGTSVAVAGKDYDASVTPLLIMPNTNSTSIPVLVNSVEKNKMFGMRLLRATVTSTQNLPTLDSVSTATGLIEICMDCDSDGDGVPDYVERFITDGRWQDNNNGNLRVHPSMSPNGDGLGNDVMYIENIDSYPDNEVTVFNRWGGTVFTTKGYNNSSNNFNGKANTGSAKNQDVPDGSYFFIIHATDASGKKIKYTGFLVIKRS, from the coding sequence ATGTTCAAGCTTCCCAATTCTGTGAAAAGGAATGCAACTGCCACACCCCGGAAAGTGTCACATACACTTAAAAGGATGTTCTTTGCAGTACTTTTGTTATTGATATGCAGTCAGAGTCAGGTTATCGCGCAGACTGTAAAGGCTACTATCAATCCTACAGGGGGTGCCAGCGGCTCTAAAGACCTGAAGATCGATATCTATACCGATGGTAGCATCGTGGTGACCCGCAATGGTCTTACGGAAAGCTACAACCGGGCAGATAGTTCTCTGGGTATGAGGGCTTTTTTCGATTTTAAGAACCTGTCACATATGACAGACGAAACCACCCCAAAGGCTCCTGCCAGTTGTTATGTCTCTCCTATATCTGGTACTGGTTCTTACGCCGATCCTTATAAAATTCATGTAGTAGGTACTATCCTAGATCCATATTACAAGTATCCAACCGGACAAACGGGTACAGTGACCTGTATTATTACTTATGTAAAGAATACCAGTTACTTCTTCCTGGATTATGTTATGCACATGCCTCAGGTAAGTACGAACGACTATACCAGCGTTTTGTTCTATCTGTCAGAGCAGGTGGTAATGGGTCCAAATGCGACTGCCGATCCGGATGAAGCCAGTAAATGTGGATATGGATTTATCAATAGTGATACAACTACCATTGGTATGTACAGAGATGCTGCCTGCTCTGAAACAGCAGAATCTCCCCGTAGCCATGTGTATCGCATGTACAGGAAATTCAAATCCTGGGAAGCATCCATTCCTGAAAACAGGTTCTACCTGGATGATGATGGATTATATCCGCACAACGTAATTGCTGATGGCGTGGATGGTCGTGGTCGTTCCATGGGTATCATGCGTACTATGCCGATCTACGACAACAACTTTACCGCTACTCCTGTGAACTACAGGACTTTCCGTGTATTATCCGGTTATGGTACAACCAAGACGGAGTTCGATACAGTAGCAGCGATGGTCGATTCCATACCTGTCACGGGATGGGGCAATGTGTCGGTACAGTTTTCGAGTGCTACCCTATCTACCAATGAAGGTAGTGCAGCGCAGGGAGAGCATATTGATTCAAGCGTAACGTTAAAAGTGTCCGGTGGCAAACTCAATGCCCCGGTTTATGTTTTATTACAGTACGACTCAACTTATAGTTACACACATCCGGCCGTAAGAGGTACCGACTTTACCCTGGCAGAACAGGGTGCACTGATTCCTGCAGGGGACTATACGACTGCCAAAACCGTAAAGATCCCTAACCTTCATATCATCGGCAACGACCAGTTGCAATACAGTCGTACCCTTCGCCTCAAACTGACGGCGACCTGTACGGACCTGATCTCCATATCCGGTACATCACAGTGTGATTTCACCATTGTAGATGATGAAGCCCGTGGTATGACCCTCACCATGGATAGCACCGCTATCCTGGAAGGTAACGCTACAAAAGCAAGGTTGAAACTGACCTCTACTTCTCCTGAAGATGTAGTGGTCAGTTTCTCTACACATACTTCTTCTACCGCAGGTGATACCGATTATGTAGTACCTACTTCCATCACTATCCCTGCAAACAGTACATACAGTTCTGACTTTACCATCTCTGCCAAATCCGATAAAGTGTTGGAAAATACAGAGAACCTGGTATTGCAGTTCAAGGGCACCATATTAGGTATTGACGTGACAGGCCAGCAAAATTTGACTATCAACGATAGTACATACTATAATGCTGCATATGCGAAAATCGTTTCGAGCCTGGTTAATCCAACTTCAGTCAATCCGATGACGGAAGGTTATGAAGGCTATGTGCGGTTCCAGCTCCCTGACGGCGTAAGTACCGAAGTCCCCATCACGGTCAACGTAGATCTTAATTATAGTAAATCAACTGCCACTGATGGAGATGACTTTGACTTCTGGTATTATAATGGTCCGGTAACCATTCCAAAACTGGGTACAGGTGCGAACATCTATATCATAGCTTACGCTGATGGTTTACTGGAAGGTCCTACACCAGAATACCTGATCCTGGATGTTACTTCAGTAGATAATGTAGGTGCGGGTCGTTCTTATCCTTATAAAGGTGATACCCTTAAAATTAAGGATGCGGATTACGATTCAGCTATGGCACTGATCATGACACCTGCTCCGGCTACATTGCTGGAAGGTGCTACCAGTACAGTGACAGTAACGTTGCCAAATGGACTGAAGGCAGCATCTGCCATGAGCATTCCTATCGCAAGAGGTGTTTCATCTAAAGCAATTGCTTCCGATGCGACATTGTCGCTCAGTACTATCACCATCGCTAAGAATAAAACAAATGCCACTTTCACAGTAAAAGCGGTGAAAGACAGCTTGCTGGAAAATGACGAATCATATTATGTAGTCGCTTCTCCATCAGGTTATATCAAAGACTCCTGTCTGATCACGATCAAGGATACTACCGGATTGATCTCCGGCAATAAGGTGCTGAACCTGACTATGACAACACCTTCTCTCAAAGAAGGAAATAGTTCCAACCTCACCCTGGCATTTGCAAAGAGTGGTATCATGGCAGGCGATTCACTGGCGATAGTGCTCACACCTGGTGGTACGACCGTAGCTTCTCCATCTGATTATTATATCGGTGCTGGCAATACGATTTACATGCCACCAAATGTCAATAGCAAAACGGTGACAAATGGCTTTAGCGCACTGACAGATAATATTCTGGAGAATACCGAAGCATTTACTTTCAATGCAGCTACTACTACAATTTCAGGATTAACGATCAATTCCATCTCCGGCTCTATACAGGATGCTACCAGCGACAATGCTGCCAACAGAATTGTGTCTATCACACCGAGTGCAACGACGATGGAAGAAGGTAGTGCATACACCTATACATTCAGTCTGCCTTCAGGTATCACCACCGAAGTGCCGATTACAATTACACCAACGATTGTAACTGGTTCTACTGCTGATGCATCTGACTTCACACTGGATTCAACTACGATCACACTCGATGGCACGCATCCTTCTTCGAATGTAACTGCGATCAAAATCATTCAGGATAATATCCTGGAAAGCGATGAGCAATTGATTTTGGGTGGTACAGCTGCAACGACACTGTCTGCAGGTGTTACCGTTAATCAGGCAGCAAGCGTTACCATCAAGGATGTAACTGAATTAGGTAGCCTTGTCATCACTACAGATCGTACGGATATAGTAGAAGGTGGTACGGGTGCATACATCACGATCTCCTTACCAGGTGGCAATGTACCTACAGCACCGTTGACTATCTCCCTGAGCCGTGGCAATAGTTCACAGGCTACCAGCGGATACGCCGGACTGCCACAGACAGTGACGCTGACAACCAATTCAGTGACAATTCCTGTTCCTGTATCAGCACTGACTGATAATATAATAGGAGACAATGAATCATTGGTAGTATTGATCGAAGCAGCAGGTTACCCAAGTGATTCTGTGACATTGAACATGATAGATGCAACTGCTGATGATCCTGCAAATATGAAAATTACCTTCACACCAGAACCTGCATCACAGGGTAGTCATGTGGAAGAAGGTAGTACATATACAGTAAGAGCCAGCTTCCCTGATGGTATCAAATTGTATTCACCAGTGTCTCTGAATGTAACGGCAAGCAATCTCTCCGTAGCAAGTGCCAGCGATTACGCAGGTGTACCAACTACAGTAACGATTGATACTTCTGGTCATGTTGATTTCGTCATCACTGCAAAAGCAGATAATATCATCGAAGGTTCTGAACTGCTGAGAATATTAGGGAACACACCTGATATGAGCACCGTAACTGTAGACAGTCTGGATATTTACATTGACGATGTAAGCACCAGCACACAGCTGCAGATGATCATCGATTCAAGCAGCATTCACAAAGGCAACACTACCAAAGTAACCATCGGTTTTGCAAACAGTAGTGTAACTTCAGCGAGCGATATCATCATCACAGTAGTAGCAGATGAATCATCTACTGCCGATACAACAAATTATACAGGTCTGCCAAGGTTCGTGACACTGCCGAAAGACAGTAACTATGTCACCTTATTCCTGAACATACCTAACAATTATAAAATAGAAGGTCCAACCGTATTACAGTTCAAAGACAGTGCAACCGGATACACATTTGCATCCATCGCACCGCTCAATATTCTGGATGCGGAAGGTCAGCCAATCACACTTGAGAAAGTAACCGATGCCGCAGAACCAGCTACAGACGGTGCATTCAAAGTCGTGATGCCAGCTGTATCAACTACAGATGTAAGTGTAACGCTGACCACTACCTACGCTGGTACCAATATCAAGAATGTGCAAACGACCGTTACGATTCCTGCAGGCAGCCTTGAAGTAACAGTACCGGTATATATCATAGACGACATTATCCTGCAGGGTAACCTGGTACTCCAGGTAAATCTGACAGGTGCTACAACGGTACAAAGTGGTGCAACGAAGAGTCTGTATGTAAGCACCTCTACCATGTACATGAACGTATTTGATGATGAAAGCAGTGATACCGGTGAACAGGCAGAGGCACGTACTATGTTGATCGAACGTATGGCCGATGCTTATCAGCCATCAACAAGTGGGCAGTTCCGTGTCAGGTTCAACGACTCTACACTGGTAGCTACACAGGATGTAAAAGTGACTTACAATGTGGGAGGTACAGCAGTAGCAGGTACTGATTACGTAGCGCTGAGTGGTAGTGTGACGATCCCTGCCGGTTCCAGCATGGCGACATTCAATGTTGTGCCTTCCGGTTTGTTGACAGCAGGTAGTGTCAAATATGTCACTGCTGCATTGGCTGGTGTGACCTCCAACATTCCGTTGGTAACCTGGCCGCTGAGCACCAGTGCTTCTATTTCAACAGTATTTATTTATAACAATAACGTAGATACACCTTCAGTAAACCTGTTTGCATCTACCAGTACGATTGCGGAAGGCGACTCTGTGAAATTCTACTTAAGAACTACGAAGTCTATCAACCTGGATCTGCCTATTACAGTAGCAGTAACGAGCGATGTTTATAGAACGACGACCATCCATGGAGGAACAACATCTGGGAATAAAGTAGTCGTAACATTGCCTGCGGGTTCACAGGAAACATCCTTTACCGTGGTAGTAGACGACAACCAACTGAATGATGATGATGGATGGGTACAGGCAACCATACAGGCATACGATCCGTTGAGCAGCGGTCCTGCTTACTATGTAGGTCTGGCAAATGAAGTAAAGAACTCTGTAACAGATAATGACACACTGAAAATATCATTTAGCAAGAGTCAGTTCTCCGTTGTAGTACCTTTTGATACAACAGGTGTACCACTGCCGTTCGAACTGTCTATGACCCGCGCCAGCTCTCGTATTATCACCATCTACTATGAGTTCTACGAACCAGGGAAAAGTGAACTGCTGAGTGGTACCAGTGTGGCAGTTGCAGGTAAGGATTACGATGCATCAGTAACACCATTGCTCATTATGCCAAATACAAATTCTACCTCAATTCCGGTATTGGTAAATAGTGTGGAAAAGAACAAAATGTTTGGGATGCGTTTGCTCAGAGCGACAGTAACTTCTACGCAGAACTTACCAACCCTCGATTCAGTGAGCACAGCTACAGGTCTGATTGAAATCTGTATGGATTGTGATTCAGATGGTGATGGTGTACCTGATTATGTAGAGCGTTTTATCACCGATGGCAGATGGCAGGACAACAATAACGGTAATCTGCGCGTACATCCTTCAATGTCTCCAAACGGCGATGGATTGGGCAACGACGTGATGTACATTGAAAATATTGATTCCTATCCTGATAATGAAGTAACAGTATTCAATCGTTGGGGTGGTACTGTATTTACAACGAAAGGCTATAATAACAGTTCAAACAATTTCAACGGAAAGGCGAATACAGGAAGTGCAAAAAATCAGGATGTTCCGGATGGTTCTTATTTCTTCATTATCCATGCAACAGATGCGTCAGGTAAAAAGATTAAATACACCGGATTCCTTGTCATAAAGAGATCATAA